A genomic segment from Syngnathus scovelli strain Florida chromosome 3, RoL_Ssco_1.2, whole genome shotgun sequence encodes:
- the LOC125994124 gene encoding zinc finger protein OZF-like isoform X1 encodes MASHEEQVCCEKIKRLRQDDDIFLAPIVLHMQDIQQLMGRPEEVLLWPQVGGSSSAQERPQPPKIKEEEDEVDVSELPLSIVVVKSEDDHPLGGLQLGFHGPSGERRAGSPVDELPAQLAQSQKALRICADNQGDDKCLKGSRKDVRPHTDEDRFTCSVCGKSFTKAYQNRHMRTHTREKTFRCSVCGETFSQKVSLIVHKVTHTLENPFTCSVCGKIYYIKDHLSRHMRTHTGEKPFACSVCGEKFAHKISLVAHTATHTGEKPFACSVCGESFSYKHCVTRHMRTHTGEKPFTCSVCAQSFTYKETLNSHMQTHTGEKLFTCSVCGKNFCYKNGLKSHVLTHAGEKPFTCSLCGKSFAYKSTLKSHVRKHNGEQTF; translated from the coding sequence ACATCCAACAGCTGATGGGTCGCCCAGAGGAAGTTCTTCTCTGGCCGCAAGTGGGGGGCTCCAGTTCAGCACAGGAGCGCCCACAGCCTCCCAAGattaaagaggaagaggacgagGTGGACGTCAGTGAGCTGCCGCTAAGcatcgttgtggtgaagagcgaGGACGACCACCCACTTGGTGGCTTGCAGCTTGGCTTTCACGGTCCAAGTGGAGAGCGCCGTGCAGGCTCGCCAGTAGACGAGCTCCCGGCTCAGCTGGCGCAGTCCCAAAAAGCTTTGAGGATCTGTGCAGACAACCAAGGTGACGATAAATGCTTGAAAGGCTCCCGGAAGGACGTGAGGCCTCACACGGATGAAGATCGTTTTACCTGCTCTGTTTGTGGCAAAAGCTTCACCAAGGCCTATCAAAATAGACACATGAGAACCCACACGAGAGAGAAAACGTTTCGCTGCTCCGTTTGCGGCGAAACCTTTTCCCAAAAGGTATCTTTGATTGTACACAAGGTAACGCACACGCTAGAAAATCCTTTCACTTGCTCAGTATGCGGCAAAATCTATTATATCAAAGACCATTTGAGTCGACACATGAGAACGCACACGGGGGAAAAACCTTTCGCTTGCTCCGTTTGCGGTGAAAAGTTTGCCCATAAGATCTCGTTGGTGGCGCACACGGCGACGCACACGGGGGAAAAACCTTTTGCTTGTTCCGTTTGCGGCGAAAGCTTCTCTTATAAGCATTGCGTGACGAGACACATGAGGACACATACCGGGGAAAAACCCTTCACTTGCTCTGTTTGCGCTCAAAGTTTTACGTACAAGGAGACTTTAAATTCTCACATGCAGACGCACACGGGAGAAAAACTCTTCACCTGCTCAGTTTGCGGCAAAAACTTTTGTTATAAGAACGGTTTAAAATCGCACGTGCTGACGCATGCCGGTGAGAAACCTTTCACCTGCTCACTTTGTGGTAAAAGCTTTGCTTATAAGAGTACATTGAAATCACACGTAAGGAAACACAATGGAGAACAAACTTTTTAG
- the LOC125994124 gene encoding zinc finger protein OZF-like isoform X2, translating to MGRPEEVLLWPQVGGSSSAQERPQPPKIKEEEDEVDVSELPLSIVVVKSEDDHPLGGLQLGFHGPSGERRAGSPVDELPAQLAQSQKALRICADNQGDDKCLKGSRKDVRPHTDEDRFTCSVCGKSFTKAYQNRHMRTHTREKTFRCSVCGETFSQKVSLIVHKVTHTLENPFTCSVCGKIYYIKDHLSRHMRTHTGEKPFACSVCGEKFAHKISLVAHTATHTGEKPFACSVCGESFSYKHCVTRHMRTHTGEKPFTCSVCAQSFTYKETLNSHMQTHTGEKLFTCSVCGKNFCYKNGLKSHVLTHAGEKPFTCSLCGKSFAYKSTLKSHVRKHNGEQTF from the coding sequence ATGGGTCGCCCAGAGGAAGTTCTTCTCTGGCCGCAAGTGGGGGGCTCCAGTTCAGCACAGGAGCGCCCACAGCCTCCCAAGattaaagaggaagaggacgagGTGGACGTCAGTGAGCTGCCGCTAAGcatcgttgtggtgaagagcgaGGACGACCACCCACTTGGTGGCTTGCAGCTTGGCTTTCACGGTCCAAGTGGAGAGCGCCGTGCAGGCTCGCCAGTAGACGAGCTCCCGGCTCAGCTGGCGCAGTCCCAAAAAGCTTTGAGGATCTGTGCAGACAACCAAGGTGACGATAAATGCTTGAAAGGCTCCCGGAAGGACGTGAGGCCTCACACGGATGAAGATCGTTTTACCTGCTCTGTTTGTGGCAAAAGCTTCACCAAGGCCTATCAAAATAGACACATGAGAACCCACACGAGAGAGAAAACGTTTCGCTGCTCCGTTTGCGGCGAAACCTTTTCCCAAAAGGTATCTTTGATTGTACACAAGGTAACGCACACGCTAGAAAATCCTTTCACTTGCTCAGTATGCGGCAAAATCTATTATATCAAAGACCATTTGAGTCGACACATGAGAACGCACACGGGGGAAAAACCTTTCGCTTGCTCCGTTTGCGGTGAAAAGTTTGCCCATAAGATCTCGTTGGTGGCGCACACGGCGACGCACACGGGGGAAAAACCTTTTGCTTGTTCCGTTTGCGGCGAAAGCTTCTCTTATAAGCATTGCGTGACGAGACACATGAGGACACATACCGGGGAAAAACCCTTCACTTGCTCTGTTTGCGCTCAAAGTTTTACGTACAAGGAGACTTTAAATTCTCACATGCAGACGCACACGGGAGAAAAACTCTTCACCTGCTCAGTTTGCGGCAAAAACTTTTGTTATAAGAACGGTTTAAAATCGCACGTGCTGACGCATGCCGGTGAGAAACCTTTCACCTGCTCACTTTGTGGTAAAAGCTTTGCTTATAAGAGTACATTGAAATCACACGTAAGGAAACACAATGGAGAACAAACTTTTTAG